Proteins co-encoded in one Leptodactylus fuscus isolate aLepFus1 chromosome 4, aLepFus1.hap2, whole genome shotgun sequence genomic window:
- the UTP23 gene encoding rRNA-processing protein UTP23 homolog has product MKIKRQKHAKKHLSFYKHNFRFREPYQVLLDGTFCQAALKNQIQIKEQMPKYLMGEVQLCTTSCVIKELESLGKELYGAKLIAQRFQVRHCAHYQSPVGGSACLLSMVADDNSHHYFIATQDHELATKVKKRAGVPLMFIIQNTIVLDKPSPKSVAHVQAVQAGQMLPEHQKHNIEHLKDEQGVSEATERRGKKRKRVGGPNPLSCLKKKKKNEPKAPTPPSEQKKRKRKRKRNKSSVNPTVQTA; this is encoded by the exons ATGAAGATCAAGAGGCAAAAACACGCCAAGAAGCACCTGAGCTTCTACAAGCACAACTTCCGCTTCCGGGAGCCGTACCAGGTTCTGCTGGACGGGACCTTCTGCCAGGCGGCGCTGAAGAACCAGATCCAGATCAAGGAGCAGATGCCCAAGTACCTGATGGGGGAGGTGCAGCTGTGCACCACTAG ctgtgtCATTAAGGAGCTGGAGTCCTTGGGGAAGGAGCTGTACGGAGCCAAGCTAATCGCCCAGAGATTTCAGGTGCGGCACTGCGCTCACTACCAGAGCCCTGTCGGCGGCTCGGCCTGCCTCTTATCCATGGTCGCAGATGACAACTCGCACCATTATTTCATCGCCACCCAG GACCATGAACTTGCAACCAAAGTCAAAAAAAGAGCAGGCGTCCCCCTGATGTTCATCATTCAGAACACAATTGTTCTCGACAAGCCGTCCCCCAAGTCGGTGGCCCATGTCCAGGCTGTGCAGGCCGGTCAGATGCTTCCAGAACATCAGAAACATAACATTGAGCATTTGAAAGACGAGCAGGGGGTCTCTGAGGCCACAGAACGCAGGGGGAAGAAGAGGAAACGTGTCGGGGGTCCCAACCCTTTAAGCTGcttgaagaaaaagaagaagaatgaaCCAAAAGCACCAACACCTCCTTCTGAGCAAAAGAAGAGGAAAAGGAAAAGAAAGAGGAACAAGTCCTCAGTAAATCCCACCGTACAGACTGCATAA